A window of Xiphophorus hellerii strain 12219 chromosome 19, Xiphophorus_hellerii-4.1, whole genome shotgun sequence contains these coding sequences:
- the slc18b1 gene encoding MFS-type transporter SLC18B1 isoform X2, which produces MDAHVGSQQAENSFPAETEQPTRMTRIQILTLISLASVNFSSMICYSILGPFFPNEAVKKGASQTVIGLIFGCYAVCNLIGSMVMGRYIVQIGAKFMLLAGLFVSSVCTIMFGLLDRAPAGPPFISLCFIVRSVDAVGFAAAMTSTFAMTAKIFPNNVATVLGSLEIFTGLGLILGPPVGGWFYHSFGYEVPFLLLGCLLLIMVPFNVYVLPSIEAEPSKDSFFRLLFHGEVLLICFVIGTLSAGLGFIDATLSLFAMKTFNLSSGYVGLIMIGLSLPYCLASPVIGYFTDKYPGTRIGFTVTGGVITATCFFLLGPAPFFHIKSQLWLLVLMLGLIGFSLGMTAIPTFPEIITCAHEQGFEEGLSTLGMVSGLFGAFWSTGMFYGPIVGGLITQRLNFEWAATVQGAMGLLAALLLLAYSLCKRRQQRLQEDNQQSDENTPLLSG; this is translated from the exons atggacGCGCATGTTGGTTCCCAGCAGGCAG AAAACTCCTTTCCAGCTGAAACAGAACAACCTACCAGAATGACAAGAATACAGATTCTCACTTTAATATCTTTGGCATCTGTTAATTTCAGTTCAATGATCTGCTACTCTATATTGGGCCCCTTTTTCCCTAATGag GCTGTAAAGAAGGGAGCCAGTCAGACTGTGATTGGTCTAATATTTGGGTGCTACGCTGTCTGCAATTTAATAGGCTCTATGGTGATGGGAAGATAT ATTGTCCAGATTGGAGCAAAATTTATGCTACTCGCAGGACTTTTTGTATCGTCGGTGTGCACCATCATGTTCGG ATTACTCGATCGGGCCCCTGCGGGGCCCCCCTTCATTAGCCTGTGTTTTATCGTGAGGTCCGTCGACGCTGTGGGCTTTGCCGCTGCCATGACCTCCACTTTTGCCATGACGGCGAAAATCTTCCCAAACAATGTGGCGACTGTTTTG GGAAGCTTGGAGATTTTCACTGGGCTCGGGCTCATTCTGGGGCCACCTGTGGGAGGCTGGTTCTACCACTCCTTTGGATACGAAGTCCCTTTTTTGCTTCTCGGGTGTCTGCTTCTGATCATGGTTCCTTTCAACGTATACGTGTTGCCCTCCATTG aggCTGAACCATCCAAAGACTCATTCTTTAGACTGCTCTTCCATGGAGAAGTACTGCTGATTTGCTTCGTGATCGGTACACTAAGTGCAGGGCTGGGGTTCATTGATGCCACCTTGTCGCTGTTTGCCATGAAAACG TTTAATCTCTCATCTGGCTATGTGGGACTAATAATGATCGGTTTATCCTTGCCATATTGTCTGGCGTCCCCTGTGATTGGTTATTTCACAGATAAATATCCT GGCACAAGGATAGGATTCACAGTGACGGGAGGAGTCATCACTGCTACTTGTTTCTTTCTGCTCGGTCCTGCGCCTTTCTTTCACATCAAGAG TCAGTTGTGGTTGCTGGTCCTCATGCTCGGCCTAATTGGATTTTCTCTGGGCATGACTGCAATCCCCACATTCCCTGAGATCATCACATGTGCACA TGAACAAGGGTTTGAAGAGGGACTGAGCACTCTTGGAATGgtgtctggtttgtttggtgCGTTTTGGTCCACGGG GATGTTTTACGGTCCTATAGTGGGCGGCCTTATCACGCAGCGCCTGAACTTTGAATGGGCGGCAACAGTCCAGGGTGCCATGGGACTCTTAGCT GCCTTACTTCTCCTGGCTTACTCTCTCTGTAAGAGACGTCAACAAAG GCTGCAAGAAGATAATCAACAATCGGATGAAAACACTCCTCTCCTAAGCGGATGA
- the slc18b1 gene encoding MFS-type transporter SLC18B1 isoform X1 yields the protein MDAHVGSQQAAENSFPAETEQPTRMTRIQILTLISLASVNFSSMICYSILGPFFPNEAVKKGASQTVIGLIFGCYAVCNLIGSMVMGRYIVQIGAKFMLLAGLFVSSVCTIMFGLLDRAPAGPPFISLCFIVRSVDAVGFAAAMTSTFAMTAKIFPNNVATVLGSLEIFTGLGLILGPPVGGWFYHSFGYEVPFLLLGCLLLIMVPFNVYVLPSIEAEPSKDSFFRLLFHGEVLLICFVIGTLSAGLGFIDATLSLFAMKTFNLSSGYVGLIMIGLSLPYCLASPVIGYFTDKYPGTRIGFTVTGGVITATCFFLLGPAPFFHIKSQLWLLVLMLGLIGFSLGMTAIPTFPEIITCAHEQGFEEGLSTLGMVSGLFGAFWSTGMFYGPIVGGLITQRLNFEWAATVQGAMGLLAALLLLAYSLCKRRQQRLQEDNQQSDENTPLLSG from the exons atggacGCGCATGTTGGTTCCCAGCAGGCAG cAGAAAACTCCTTTCCAGCTGAAACAGAACAACCTACCAGAATGACAAGAATACAGATTCTCACTTTAATATCTTTGGCATCTGTTAATTTCAGTTCAATGATCTGCTACTCTATATTGGGCCCCTTTTTCCCTAATGag GCTGTAAAGAAGGGAGCCAGTCAGACTGTGATTGGTCTAATATTTGGGTGCTACGCTGTCTGCAATTTAATAGGCTCTATGGTGATGGGAAGATAT ATTGTCCAGATTGGAGCAAAATTTATGCTACTCGCAGGACTTTTTGTATCGTCGGTGTGCACCATCATGTTCGG ATTACTCGATCGGGCCCCTGCGGGGCCCCCCTTCATTAGCCTGTGTTTTATCGTGAGGTCCGTCGACGCTGTGGGCTTTGCCGCTGCCATGACCTCCACTTTTGCCATGACGGCGAAAATCTTCCCAAACAATGTGGCGACTGTTTTG GGAAGCTTGGAGATTTTCACTGGGCTCGGGCTCATTCTGGGGCCACCTGTGGGAGGCTGGTTCTACCACTCCTTTGGATACGAAGTCCCTTTTTTGCTTCTCGGGTGTCTGCTTCTGATCATGGTTCCTTTCAACGTATACGTGTTGCCCTCCATTG aggCTGAACCATCCAAAGACTCATTCTTTAGACTGCTCTTCCATGGAGAAGTACTGCTGATTTGCTTCGTGATCGGTACACTAAGTGCAGGGCTGGGGTTCATTGATGCCACCTTGTCGCTGTTTGCCATGAAAACG TTTAATCTCTCATCTGGCTATGTGGGACTAATAATGATCGGTTTATCCTTGCCATATTGTCTGGCGTCCCCTGTGATTGGTTATTTCACAGATAAATATCCT GGCACAAGGATAGGATTCACAGTGACGGGAGGAGTCATCACTGCTACTTGTTTCTTTCTGCTCGGTCCTGCGCCTTTCTTTCACATCAAGAG TCAGTTGTGGTTGCTGGTCCTCATGCTCGGCCTAATTGGATTTTCTCTGGGCATGACTGCAATCCCCACATTCCCTGAGATCATCACATGTGCACA TGAACAAGGGTTTGAAGAGGGACTGAGCACTCTTGGAATGgtgtctggtttgtttggtgCGTTTTGGTCCACGGG GATGTTTTACGGTCCTATAGTGGGCGGCCTTATCACGCAGCGCCTGAACTTTGAATGGGCGGCAACAGTCCAGGGTGCCATGGGACTCTTAGCT GCCTTACTTCTCCTGGCTTACTCTCTCTGTAAGAGACGTCAACAAAG GCTGCAAGAAGATAATCAACAATCGGATGAAAACACTCCTCTCCTAAGCGGATGA